A genomic segment from uncultured Desulfuromonas sp. encodes:
- a CDS encoding HAMP domain-containing sensor histidine kinase has translation MKTSAGRDQGRFVLWKANLIVFALLFAMILGYFSWQVAQSRHAFEEHVNEHTQLVTQVIATNIKAASQSKEVVEKIVSDFLINIARFIVYLDEVEPFSSEELAAYAEENGLQGIWIKRPDLQAVMSPAGWFDQPLYDLEADQHQLIHREHRHEYILLWKAPQNSILIAVALPARSLEQLQEQMGVPQLLATLSRLAGIDSLRLVPTEQVDEENALKAMTSGSQRQIAIGQQTLLLTVESTSLNERIAGLWREFYLFGGFLFAAGLVLSLLFYRYQKRHVEALWQLHQQLAVQREDASLGRAAATISHEIRNPLNAISMGLQRLQMESSGLEKDHEQLLVAMRDAVKRTNEIVHGLQRYALPLSPKAQQVGFHDLVQRVVNLYGPQFDAHHIQVNCQLQAVDFQADEGLLGQLVENLLKNALEAQPRGGFVNVSLMTEQGQAKLFIENRTYEISDDLDNLLEPYFTTKDRQSGLGLTLVRKIAVAHGGQINLSIIEDDCFRALVQLPLKRNL, from the coding sequence AGAACATGTCAATGAACATACCCAGTTGGTGACGCAAGTGATTGCCACCAACATCAAGGCCGCCAGCCAATCCAAGGAAGTTGTCGAAAAAATTGTCAGTGATTTTCTGATCAATATTGCCCGATTTATTGTTTATCTCGACGAGGTTGAACCGTTTAGCTCCGAGGAGCTGGCCGCTTATGCCGAGGAAAACGGTCTGCAGGGGATCTGGATCAAGCGTCCTGACCTTCAGGCGGTGATGTCTCCTGCCGGGTGGTTTGATCAACCCCTTTATGATCTCGAAGCAGATCAGCATCAGTTGATCCATCGTGAACATCGCCACGAATATATTCTGCTGTGGAAAGCCCCCCAGAATTCCATCCTGATTGCCGTTGCCCTGCCTGCCCGTTCTCTAGAGCAACTGCAGGAGCAGATGGGCGTGCCGCAATTACTGGCAACACTCAGTCGTCTGGCCGGCATCGACAGCCTCCGCCTTGTGCCGACGGAACAGGTTGATGAAGAGAACGCCCTGAAAGCCATGACATCGGGTTCTCAGCGACAGATTGCCATTGGCCAGCAAACGTTGCTTCTTACGGTGGAGTCCACCAGCCTCAATGAACGGATTGCCGGATTATGGCGAGAGTTTTATCTGTTTGGTGGTTTTCTGTTTGCCGCCGGTCTGGTTCTGTCTCTACTGTTCTATCGTTATCAGAAACGTCATGTTGAAGCACTCTGGCAGTTGCATCAGCAGTTAGCGGTTCAGCGTGAGGATGCCTCATTGGGTCGCGCTGCGGCGACCATCAGCCATGAAATCCGTAATCCTCTCAACGCGATCAGCATGGGCTTACAGCGGTTACAGATGGAATCCAGTGGCCTTGAAAAAGACCATGAACAACTTCTGGTGGCGATGCGTGATGCCGTCAAACGGACCAATGAGATTGTCCATGGCCTGCAGCGTTATGCTTTGCCCCTGTCACCGAAGGCACAACAGGTGGGCTTTCATGACCTTGTACAACGGGTTGTTAATTTATACGGGCCTCAGTTTGATGCTCATCACATTCAGGTAAACTGTCAGCTGCAGGCGGTGGATTTTCAGGCCGATGAAGGATTGCTTGGTCAGCTGGTGGAGAACCTGTTAAAAAATGCCCTGGAAGCACAACCCCGTGGAGGATTTGTCAATGTCAGTCTGATGACCGAACAGGGCCAGGCAAAACTTTTTATTGAAAATCGAACCTATGAGATCAGCGATGATCTTGATAATCTTTTAGAGCCCTATTTTACAACCAAAGACCGCCAGTCCGGGTTGGGTTTGACACTGGTGCGAAAAATTGCCGTAGCACACGGTGGCCAGATCAACCTGTCGATCATTGAAGACGATTGTTTCCGGGCGTTGGTTCAACTTCCCCTTAAGAGGAACCTATGA
- a CDS encoding sigma-54 dependent transcriptional regulator yields the protein MTILVVDDEDVQREMMQGFLVKRGYQVLTAANGEQALDLCSRYPINLVLMDLCMPGLHGDDVLEKLRESNPLLRVILITAFGSVETAVKVMKLGAVDFLEKPVDLTALAERIERCEQEQLIEQDVNDMAQDLQEEELPVPVVANSDTMQHLLSLVRRVARSPWTVLIHGETGTGKERIARLVHQLSERRNGPFVEVNCAALPENLFESELFGHEKGAFTGATSRRSGRFEAAQNGTLFLDEIGELPLALQAKLLRALQEKRICPVGAEREREVDVRVVAATNCDLPKMVQEGRFREDLYYRLNVFEMQIPPLRQRREDIPLLVDNFLEHYALRPIRIESAAMDALVKYDYPGNVRELEHLIQRLATLSRGPVIRRVDLPPALLQPTTTESSSGKLTERVEAVERQMLLDTLRQYDGVQTHAAEALGISERVLRYKMGKYNLNKEDLK from the coding sequence ATGACCATTCTTGTCGTTGATGATGAAGATGTGCAACGGGAAATGATGCAGGGGTTCCTGGTCAAGCGTGGCTATCAGGTGCTGACCGCAGCGAACGGCGAACAGGCTCTTGATCTGTGCAGCCGCTATCCCATTAACCTGGTCCTGATGGACTTATGTATGCCGGGACTGCACGGTGATGATGTTCTGGAAAAATTGCGTGAATCCAATCCCCTGCTGCGGGTCATTCTGATTACCGCATTTGGTTCGGTGGAAACCGCGGTCAAAGTGATGAAGCTTGGAGCTGTTGACTTTCTTGAAAAGCCGGTTGATCTGACGGCACTTGCTGAGCGGATTGAGCGTTGTGAGCAGGAACAGCTCATCGAGCAGGATGTCAACGATATGGCGCAGGATCTCCAGGAAGAGGAGCTGCCGGTGCCGGTGGTGGCAAACAGTGACACCATGCAACACCTGTTGTCTCTGGTGCGTCGCGTGGCACGCAGTCCCTGGACCGTATTGATTCATGGTGAAACCGGAACCGGCAAGGAGCGTATCGCTCGTTTGGTTCATCAACTCAGCGAACGACGAAACGGTCCGTTTGTCGAAGTTAACTGCGCCGCATTGCCCGAAAATTTGTTTGAATCCGAGTTGTTCGGCCATGAAAAAGGCGCGTTTACCGGAGCCACATCACGCCGAAGCGGCCGATTTGAAGCGGCCCAGAACGGCACCCTGTTCCTTGATGAAATCGGCGAATTACCTTTAGCTCTGCAGGCAAAACTGTTGCGGGCGTTGCAGGAGAAGAGGATTTGCCCGGTCGGTGCCGAACGGGAGCGCGAAGTGGATGTCCGGGTGGTGGCGGCAACCAATTGCGATTTGCCGAAAATGGTTCAGGAAGGACGTTTTCGCGAAGATCTCTATTACCGCCTCAACGTCTTTGAGATGCAGATTCCACCGTTGCGTCAGCGACGCGAGGATATCCCTTTACTGGTCGATAACTTTCTTGAGCATTATGCCCTGCGTCCAATCCGTATTGAATCAGCAGCTATGGACGCCCTGGTGAAATACGATTATCCGGGCAATGTGCGGGAGTTGGAGCATCTGATTCAACGGTTGGCGACATTGTCGCGTGGTCCGGTGATCCGCCGGGTGGATCTGCCCCCTGCCCTGTTACAGCCGACCACAACGGAAAGCAGTTCTGGAAAGCTCACGGAACGGGTTGAAGCTGTAGAACGACAGATGTTGCTGGATACATTGCGACAATATGATGGTGTTCAGACGCATGCCGCTGAGGCTTTAGGCATCAGTGAGCGGGTGTTGCGCTACAAGATGGGCAAGTACAACCTGAATAAAGAAGATCTGAAATAG
- a CDS encoding LTA synthase family protein: MNRCLKIKVRCKRLLRQFVSHESRFVLKSYLMLLMVFAGQRAALLAYNHQLGKELDTTTVITSFMVGFRFDLATATYLLAPLFLMLIACDRCRTLLRWLMPLLLAVLVIGGIAELDFYREFESRFNSLVFEYLSHPLTVGGMVWDGYPVVRHLLIAAVILLLLWPIQRRIVRKLTLATPPRLAVRDRLGRTMGNTLFIALMVFAMRGGFQHEPLRWGDAFFSEQPFANHLALNGVFTLGRTAWDKIYSKQKSWTTAMKDEEALQTTRQLVLTNQDRLQQADAFPLLRHSEHQSPLHATSQQPPNVVVILMESFAGRMVGALGQQAPITPDFDRLAEQGVLFTRAFSNGTHTHQGVYASMCSWPNLPGYEYLMKMMEANQDMSCLPELLKRQGYQTLFLYNGEFSWDNKEGFFRQHGMEDFIGLNDYVNPYFVDPVWGVSDIDVFRRANEEFRQRAKNGPFCATILTLSNHAPFNLPDPLPFAELDAPEGMKGRYNAMRFADWSLGEFFRLARQEEYFDNTLFVITGDHGFASAPMVTSMNLSRFHVPLLFYAPSMLSPQIRSTVASQVDVVPSILGLLSADAYHQSWGRNLFSLPQDDHGFAVIKPSGGEERVALIEDDYLLQIAPKEKPRLYRYELGSTPSSTIDIAHDQEPRVKEMRHQLQAYVETAILSLRKRVVGVPLQDPTEALAQTPQQSFPTAQLAHQ; this comes from the coding sequence ATGAACCGTTGTCTTAAAATCAAGGTGCGTTGCAAACGCCTGCTCCGTCAATTCGTCTCTCACGAAAGCCGTTTTGTTCTTAAGTCCTATCTGATGCTTTTAATGGTGTTTGCTGGGCAACGTGCGGCGCTGCTCGCCTACAATCATCAACTCGGCAAAGAACTTGATACGACAACCGTGATAACAAGCTTTATGGTCGGCTTTCGCTTTGATCTGGCGACGGCCACCTATTTGCTGGCACCGCTGTTTTTGATGCTGATCGCTTGTGATCGCTGTCGGACGCTCCTACGTTGGCTGATGCCGCTATTACTGGCCGTTCTGGTCATCGGCGGCATTGCTGAGCTGGATTTCTATCGCGAATTTGAAAGTCGTTTCAACAGCCTGGTTTTTGAATATCTCAGCCATCCCCTTACTGTCGGCGGTATGGTCTGGGACGGCTACCCGGTGGTCCGGCATTTGTTGATTGCCGCGGTCATTCTGCTACTGCTATGGCCTATCCAGCGCCGTATTGTCCGCAAATTGACGTTGGCAACGCCGCCGCGCCTTGCCGTACGTGACCGTCTGGGGCGCACCATGGGCAATACCCTCTTTATTGCCCTGATGGTCTTTGCCATGCGCGGTGGTTTCCAACATGAACCGTTACGCTGGGGCGATGCCTTTTTCTCTGAGCAACCCTTTGCCAACCATCTGGCGCTCAACGGTGTTTTCACCCTGGGCCGCACCGCCTGGGACAAGATCTACAGTAAACAAAAATCCTGGACCACGGCCATGAAGGACGAGGAGGCCCTCCAAACCACACGTCAACTGGTATTGACGAATCAAGACCGTCTGCAACAGGCTGACGCCTTTCCGTTGCTGCGCCATTCGGAACACCAGTCGCCGCTCCACGCAACATCACAACAACCACCAAACGTTGTGGTTATTTTGATGGAAAGCTTTGCCGGTCGCATGGTCGGCGCTCTTGGCCAGCAAGCCCCGATCACACCGGATTTTGACCGTCTGGCTGAGCAGGGCGTACTGTTTACCCGTGCGTTCTCCAATGGCACCCATACTCATCAGGGTGTTTATGCCAGTATGTGCTCATGGCCGAATCTGCCCGGCTACGAATATCTGATGAAGATGATGGAAGCGAATCAGGATATGTCCTGCCTCCCCGAGCTGCTTAAGCGCCAGGGATACCAGACGTTATTTCTCTATAATGGCGAATTTTCGTGGGACAATAAGGAAGGCTTTTTCCGCCAGCACGGTATGGAGGATTTCATCGGTCTCAATGATTATGTCAATCCCTATTTTGTTGATCCGGTATGGGGTGTTTCCGATATTGATGTCTTTCGCCGCGCCAACGAGGAATTTCGCCAGCGGGCTAAAAATGGGCCATTCTGCGCGACTATCCTCACCCTGTCCAACCATGCGCCGTTCAACCTCCCGGATCCATTACCATTTGCCGAACTTGATGCCCCGGAAGGGATGAAAGGCCGCTACAATGCCATGCGCTTTGCCGACTGGAGCCTTGGCGAATTTTTCCGCCTGGCCCGTCAGGAAGAGTATTTCGACAACACCTTATTCGTCATTACCGGGGACCACGGCTTTGCCAGTGCGCCAATGGTCACCAGCATGAACCTGTCTCGTTTTCATGTGCCGCTGCTGTTTTATGCACCGTCCATGCTCTCGCCACAAATCCGATCAACAGTGGCCAGCCAGGTGGATGTTGTTCCCAGTATCCTCGGTCTGCTTTCTGCCGATGCCTATCATCAAAGCTGGGGACGCAATCTTTTCTCGCTGCCCCAGGATGATCATGGCTTCGCGGTGATTAAACCATCGGGCGGTGAAGAGCGGGTTGCCTTGATTGAGGATGATTATCTGCTGCAGATTGCACCAAAGGAAAAACCACGTCTGTATCGTTACGAGCTCGGCAGCACGCCCTCTTCAACTATCGACATCGCTCACGACCAGGAGCCGAGGGTGAAAGAGATGCGCCACCAACTTCAGGCGTATGTCGAAACAGCCATTCTGTCTCTGCGCAAACGGGTTGTGGGCGTTCCATTACAAGACCCGACTGAGGCCTTGGCCCAAACCCCACAACAGTCGTTTCCAACAGCGCAACTCGCCCATCAATAA
- a CDS encoding phosphatase PAP2 family protein: MIRRFYLHHLAIPLLLLFGLFYLFDGLGWDLWFSDLYYSPTQGDWTYKHSWWANELLHTGGRNLVVVIAATGLLLFALSFSKHSHWRNARRASGYLLLCIALGTGLTAVGKKITHRHCPKQYQRYGGTVPYRPILSSTERDTPSSGTQKSGRCFPAGHASGAFSLIGLYFIGLRHSRPLALAGLSLSLILGGLFTFGQLVRGAHFISHSIATLMVCWIVAVLFAPLAFKLSELSFSTKPTE; the protein is encoded by the coding sequence ATGATAAGACGATTTTATTTACATCACCTCGCCATCCCGCTGCTGCTGCTTTTCGGCCTGTTTTATCTGTTTGACGGATTAGGCTGGGATCTGTGGTTCAGTGATCTCTACTACAGCCCGACGCAGGGGGACTGGACCTATAAACATAGTTGGTGGGCTAATGAGCTGCTTCACACCGGTGGACGTAATTTGGTTGTTGTCATTGCAGCAACCGGGCTACTGCTGTTTGCCCTGTCATTCTCCAAACATTCCCACTGGCGTAACGCCCGTCGTGCCAGCGGTTATCTGTTGCTATGCATTGCGTTGGGAACGGGACTGACCGCGGTCGGTAAAAAAATCACCCATCGCCACTGCCCCAAGCAATACCAGCGCTATGGCGGCACGGTTCCTTATCGGCCCATTCTTTCTTCAACGGAGCGCGACACACCGTCGTCTGGTACGCAGAAGTCAGGTCGCTGCTTTCCCGCCGGTCATGCTTCCGGTGCGTTTTCGCTGATCGGGCTTTATTTCATTGGTCTTCGTCATTCGCGTCCACTGGCCCTGGCTGGGCTGTCCTTGAGCCTGATTCTCGGTGGCCTGTTCACCTTCGGCCAACTGGTGCGTGGGGCGCATTTTATTTCCCATAGCATTGCGACGCTGATGGTGTGCTGGATTGTTGCCGTCCTCTTTGCTCCACTTGCTTTCAAACTCTCCGAGCTGTCTTTTTCCACCAAACCTACGGAATAA
- a CDS encoding class I SAM-dependent methyltransferase, translating to MTELSASRPTTDNCQDHRQRIKHSVEKAEKYTSRNQRKHQAEMALISRALKYVSPKIRCWLDAPCGVGRATILLAQQGKEVTGVDLGEGALKLAQKAVERQQIEATIEKADLVALPYDDRHFDGVLCFRLIHHLPTEGHRQEIISELCRVAKDTVLISYLSPWSPTSFKRSLRQRLTGRQSVQNITPLPELKRYFSACGFTFERDLAQLPLVHSLHLAVFKRQPHR from the coding sequence ATGACCGAACTCTCCGCCTCACGCCCAACTACTGACAATTGTCAGGATCATCGTCAACGGATCAAACACAGTGTGGAAAAAGCGGAAAAATACACCTCCCGCAACCAACGCAAACATCAGGCTGAAATGGCACTGATCTCCAGGGCGCTTAAATACGTTTCGCCGAAAATCCGTTGCTGGCTGGACGCGCCTTGCGGCGTGGGCAGGGCAACAATTCTTCTTGCGCAGCAGGGTAAAGAGGTGACGGGGGTTGATCTCGGTGAAGGGGCCTTGAAACTGGCCCAGAAAGCTGTTGAACGACAACAGATTGAGGCCACCATTGAAAAGGCTGATCTGGTCGCGCTCCCCTATGATGATCGCCATTTTGACGGTGTCCTGTGTTTTCGCCTGATTCACCATTTGCCGACTGAAGGCCACCGTCAAGAAATCATCAGCGAATTGTGCCGCGTGGCAAAGGACACGGTTCTGATCTCTTACCTCAGCCCCTGGTCACCAACCAGCTTCAAGCGCAGTCTGCGTCAACGTTTGACCGGACGTCAATCAGTGCAGAACATCACGCCATTACCGGAACTCAAAAGGTATTTTTCGGCATGCGGGTTCACGTTTGAAAGAGATCTGGCCCAGCTGCCACTTGTTCACTCTCTGCATCTGGCCGTTTTCAAACGTCAACCTCACCGCTAA
- a CDS encoding sigma-54 dependent transcriptional regulator, with product MAHILIVDDEKNYRIVLGQLLEGAGHHVASADNPYAALDILNREQIDLIISDLKMPRMSGIDFLRHINDEIGPLPFIMLTAYATVQTALEAMKIGAFDYLLKPFDNEEILLTIDKALSYSKLQNENWLLRRELEQNRDRMLVGNSPAMETLRNHIAQVAPAKTSILITGESGTGKELVAQALHRLSPRSNNALVSINCAAFAENLLESELFGHERGAFTGALERKKGLMEVSDGGTLFLDEIGEFPLNLQPKLLRVLQEKRFRRVGGTAEISSDVRIIAATHRNLEQMMEEGTFREDLYYRLNVVSLHLPPLRDRREDIPLLCQLFLQRLSQEMGRSTPQLSPQAQQELYHYDWPGNIRELQNILERGLLFCDGPTIDLNHLPQQFQHGTDQPIQPCVPEALPLQQPLPDYLDTIECRLIQSALVEARGVQAQAAELLGISRSNLQYKLKKHQLL from the coding sequence ATGGCCCATATCCTCATCGTTGATGACGAAAAAAACTACCGCATTGTTCTTGGCCAACTCTTGGAAGGTGCCGGACATCACGTGGCCAGCGCCGATAATCCTTACGCTGCTCTGGACATTCTAAACCGGGAGCAGATTGATCTGATCATTTCCGATCTCAAGATGCCACGCATGAGCGGCATTGACTTCCTGCGTCACATCAATGATGAGATCGGTCCGCTACCCTTCATCATGTTAACGGCATACGCCACGGTTCAGACGGCCCTCGAAGCCATGAAAATCGGCGCCTTTGATTATCTGCTCAAACCTTTTGACAATGAAGAAATTCTCCTGACCATTGACAAGGCGTTGAGCTACTCCAAATTGCAAAACGAAAACTGGCTGCTGCGTCGCGAACTTGAACAAAATCGCGACCGGATGCTGGTCGGTAACAGTCCGGCCATGGAAACGCTGCGTAACCATATCGCTCAGGTTGCACCAGCGAAGACTTCCATCCTGATTACCGGCGAGAGCGGCACCGGCAAAGAGCTGGTTGCCCAGGCCCTGCATCGCCTCAGCCCGCGCAGCAATAACGCTCTGGTTTCAATCAACTGCGCGGCCTTTGCCGAAAATCTGCTCGAAAGTGAATTGTTCGGCCATGAACGGGGAGCGTTTACCGGCGCTCTGGAGCGAAAAAAAGGGTTAATGGAAGTCTCGGACGGCGGCACCCTGTTTCTCGACGAAATCGGTGAATTTCCTCTCAACCTTCAGCCCAAGCTGCTGCGGGTTCTCCAGGAAAAGCGTTTCCGTCGGGTTGGAGGAACAGCTGAAATCAGTAGCGACGTGCGCATTATCGCCGCAACGCACCGCAATCTTGAACAGATGATGGAGGAGGGGACCTTTCGCGAGGATCTCTATTACCGGCTTAACGTCGTCTCGCTGCATTTACCACCACTGCGTGATCGGCGCGAAGACATTCCGTTGTTATGCCAGCTGTTTCTACAACGTCTGTCTCAGGAGATGGGGCGGTCAACCCCTCAGCTGTCGCCACAAGCCCAACAGGAACTTTATCACTACGACTGGCCGGGAAACATTCGTGAGCTGCAGAACATTCTCGAACGTGGGCTGTTGTTTTGTGACGGCCCAACCATTGATTTAAATCATCTGCCACAACAGTTTCAGCACGGAACAGACCAGCCGATCCAGCCCTGTGTTCCTGAAGCCTTGCCGTTGCAACAGCCTCTCCCCGACTATCTCGACACCATTGAATGCCGACTCATTCAATCAGCGCTTGTTGAAGCCCGTGGCGTTCAGGCCCAGGCGGCTGAGCTACTCGGCATCAGTCGCAGTAACTTGCAGTACAAACTGAAAAAACATCAATTGCTGTAA
- a CDS encoding ATP-binding protein, whose product MNASLPIIKNGLLICLFAFLLAFFKGPSLLYGTLSFSLIATYHLVTDRRFTASQLTDSGLMTLHLAIYLLLCTLLIWATTGHEESHYWIIYFLPIVVAGTNLTLVHTLATCLFSSLFYLALIPNMIWNDPVELAEDLPEFLISCTTFFIVGILIHGFSEQYRRQLERQKRLNDLLLDNRNALQNSLLKLEAAEETLRRRDRLAALGEMSSGLAHEIRNPLGIISSSAQLLQNQIASENSGQQDLLDVIREESSRLNDLVSDFLRFGRPGEPQRKLQPLENLIQKTTEQLRPVAEQHQVTLIYKAAHPDIAVFVDADMIQQLLLNLLLNAIESCSGQGVVSIETLTGNKQAKIIVSDNGSGIPEDVLPTIFNPFFTTKDSGTGLGLAIAHNIAQSHGGDIFVSSQLGEGSHFTVILPLENP is encoded by the coding sequence ATGAACGCATCATTACCGATTATCAAAAACGGCCTACTGATATGTCTCTTTGCTTTTCTACTCGCTTTTTTTAAAGGCCCCAGCCTTCTTTACGGAACACTTTCTTTCAGCTTGATCGCAACCTATCACCTGGTCACGGACCGCCGTTTTACAGCCAGTCAATTAACCGATTCAGGCTTGATGACCCTCCATCTCGCCATTTATTTGCTCCTGTGTACTTTGCTGATCTGGGCGACCACCGGTCACGAAGAAAGTCATTACTGGATCATCTATTTTTTACCTATTGTTGTTGCTGGCACAAATCTGACTCTGGTACATACGTTGGCCACGTGTCTGTTCTCTTCATTGTTTTATCTGGCACTGATTCCAAATATGATCTGGAATGACCCTGTCGAACTTGCGGAAGACCTCCCTGAGTTTTTAATCTCTTGTACGACGTTTTTTATTGTCGGGATACTCATCCACGGATTCTCTGAACAATATCGTCGACAGCTTGAGCGGCAAAAAAGGCTTAATGACTTGCTGCTGGATAACCGCAACGCTTTACAGAACTCCCTTCTCAAACTAGAAGCGGCCGAAGAAACACTGCGCCGCAGAGACCGCTTAGCCGCCCTTGGAGAAATGTCCTCAGGATTGGCGCATGAAATCCGTAACCCACTAGGAATCATCTCCTCCTCGGCACAGCTTCTGCAGAACCAGATAGCATCAGAGAATAGCGGCCAGCAGGACCTTCTCGATGTCATTCGGGAAGAAAGCAGTCGGTTGAATGATCTGGTCAGTGACTTCCTCCGCTTCGGGCGCCCCGGTGAACCCCAACGCAAACTGCAGCCTCTTGAAAACCTGATTCAGAAAACGACTGAGCAATTACGGCCCGTCGCCGAACAACATCAGGTGACGCTGATCTACAAAGCGGCTCATCCGGACATCGCCGTTTTTGTCGATGCCGACATGATTCAGCAGCTCCTGCTAAACCTGCTGCTTAATGCTATCGAATCCTGTTCGGGGCAGGGGGTTGTTTCGATAGAAACGCTCACCGGCAATAAGCAAGCGAAAATCATCGTCTCTGACAATGGTTCCGGGATTCCTGAAGATGTTTTGCCAACCATTTTTAATCCCTTTTTTACCACTAAGGACAGTGGTACCGGCCTGGGTTTAGCCATCGCTCACAATATTGCCCAAAGCCATGGCGGTGATATTTTTGTTTCCAGCCAGCTTGGCGAGGGAAGCCATTTCACCGTTATTTTACCTTTGGAGAATCCCTAA